The Halomonas sp. 7T genome contains a region encoding:
- the fdh3B gene encoding formate dehydrogenase FDH3 subunit beta, translating to MAQMKFMCDAERCIECNGCVTACKNANDVEWGIQRRRVVTLNDGEASEMSISVACMHCDDAPCMAVCPTDCFYKTDDGIVLHDKDLCIGCGYCLYACPFGAPQFPQQNAFGERGKMDKCTFCAGGPAESKEEEYEKYGSNRIAEGKLPLCAEMCSTKALLAGDAQDVADIFRQRVVHRGHKDGAWSNNPQASADNLAYDAARKG from the coding sequence ATGGCTCAAATGAAATTTATGTGTGACGCCGAACGCTGCATCGAATGCAACGGCTGCGTCACCGCGTGTAAAAATGCCAACGATGTTGAGTGGGGTATTCAGCGTCGTCGCGTGGTTACGCTGAACGACGGTGAAGCGAGTGAAATGTCTATCTCAGTGGCCTGTATGCACTGCGACGATGCGCCATGTATGGCAGTTTGCCCAACCGACTGCTTCTACAAAACCGATGACGGCATCGTGCTCCACGATAAAGACCTGTGCATCGGCTGTGGCTACTGCCTGTATGCCTGCCCCTTTGGTGCGCCCCAGTTCCCGCAACAAAACGCGTTTGGTGAGCGCGGCAAGATGGATAAATGCACCTTCTGCGCTGGCGGCCCTGCTGAGAGCAAAGAAGAGGAGTATGAGAAGTACGGCTCTAACCGTATTGCCGAAGGCAAGCTGCCCCTCTGTGCAGAGATGTGCTCCACCAAGGCGCTACTGGCGGGCGATGCCCAAGACGTGGCCGACATCTTCCGTCAGCGCGTGGTGCACCGTGGCCATAAAGACGGTGCCTGGTCCAACAACCCTCAGGCCAGTGCCGATAACCTAGCCTACGATGCTGCCCGTAAAGGGTGA
- the glp gene encoding gephyrin-like molybdotransferase Glp: MADLQPIETALEALLKDVNPLDAESIALEAAAGRVLAEAVTAQLDVPPFDNSAMDGYALRAVDAGQWLPVSQRIAAGTPAQALALGSCARIFTGGEIPPGADCVVMQERVEVDGGRALMPADIPAGDNVRRQGRDVKSGAVLLSAGVRLEAAALGHLAGQGITQVNVRRRPRVALLSTGDEIIDPGTPLKPGQLYNSNRPMLKRLLENFGAEVVQLVSVPDNYAQTVALLHQAAEEADVVISTGGVSVGEEDHVKAALEALGQLDMWKLAIRPGKPLALGRLPRKEGSQARFVGLPGNPVSSFVGAWLFLRPLLGAMLVCPALTSLPVVTAKAGFATSTGPREHYMRVTLTFAPSGVTAAAFEDQNSGVLSSCINADALAVIPPNSDIAKNDAIRCLWLAS; encoded by the coding sequence ATGGCTGATTTACAGCCGATTGAAACGGCTCTTGAAGCGCTGCTAAAAGACGTAAACCCGCTCGACGCAGAGAGTATTGCGTTGGAGGCGGCTGCGGGCCGGGTGCTGGCGGAAGCCGTTACTGCACAGCTGGATGTGCCGCCGTTTGATAATAGCGCCATGGATGGTTATGCCCTGCGCGCTGTGGATGCGGGGCAGTGGCTGCCAGTGAGCCAGCGCATCGCGGCAGGCACCCCGGCACAAGCGCTGGCGCTGGGTAGCTGCGCGCGTATTTTTACCGGTGGCGAGATTCCCCCTGGGGCCGACTGCGTGGTGATGCAAGAGCGCGTCGAGGTGGACGGTGGGCGCGCCTTGATGCCTGCAGATATTCCCGCGGGGGATAATGTGCGCCGCCAAGGGCGCGACGTTAAAAGTGGCGCTGTGCTGCTGAGTGCCGGTGTGCGGCTGGAAGCGGCGGCGCTGGGCCACTTGGCCGGCCAGGGGATAACGCAGGTAAATGTGCGCCGTCGGCCCCGCGTGGCGCTGCTCTCCACCGGCGATGAGATTATTGACCCTGGCACGCCGTTAAAGCCCGGGCAGCTCTATAATTCAAACCGACCGATGCTGAAACGGCTGCTGGAAAATTTCGGCGCTGAGGTGGTTCAGCTGGTTAGCGTGCCGGATAACTACGCTCAAACCGTTGCGCTATTACACCAAGCTGCGGAGGAAGCCGATGTGGTGATTAGTACTGGCGGCGTTAGCGTGGGGGAAGAGGATCACGTTAAAGCGGCGCTTGAGGCGTTAGGCCAGTTGGATATGTGGAAGCTGGCGATTCGCCCTGGTAAGCCGCTGGCGCTGGGTCGTTTACCCCGCAAAGAGGGCAGTCAAGCACGCTTTGTAGGGCTTCCTGGGAACCCTGTGTCTAGTTTTGTGGGGGCATGGCTCTTCTTGCGGCCCTTGCTGGGCGCAATGCTGGTCTGCCCGGCACTGACATCACTGCCAGTGGTGACTGCGAAAGCCGGGTTTGCTACCTCTACAGGCCCACGGGAGCACTATATGCGCGTGACGCTGACATTCGCGCCCAGCGGGGTAACGGCAGCAGCCTTTGAGGATCAGAATTCCGGCGTGCTCTCTTCGTGTATTAACGCGGATGCCTTGGCGGTGATCCCGCCCAACAGCGACATCGCTAAGAATGATGCGATTCGCTGCTTATGGTTGGCGAGCTAA
- a CDS encoding formate dehydrogenase subunit gamma has translation MNLLTAQAPAGVPRSGKGLALGIWRLLVVALVLMLSLGFTQLAVAQADTDREMVTAAPGISADQWRQVRSGETGPNYRDSRFDSNYNLINSSGETWRQLRNRWVSPFGLIAIVGMIAVIALFYFIVGRKHLDEPRTGRKLFRWSLLMRSLHWTVATLFITLALTGLNLLFGKFVFRTLFGDAVWAWMISASKVLHNYLGPIFGVLLVVLLISLLKDNIPKKHDWVWFKKAGGLTGKHHPDAGFANGGEKAWYWLLATVGLVVVASGFVLDFPNYGQGRDTMQWANIIHAVGALGLTAVALGHIYIGTVGTEGSLEAMTTGYVDETWAKEHHNLWYEEVKDQAISEEEVAARKSGDGHDEAAASRPS, from the coding sequence ATGAACCTGTTGACTGCACAGGCACCCGCAGGGGTGCCGCGCTCAGGTAAAGGGCTCGCCCTGGGCATTTGGCGCCTTTTGGTGGTAGCGCTCGTACTGATGCTTAGCCTTGGTTTCACCCAGTTGGCGGTGGCCCAGGCGGATACAGACCGTGAAATGGTGACCGCTGCTCCTGGTATCAGCGCAGATCAGTGGCGTCAGGTGCGCAGTGGAGAAACGGGACCTAACTACCGCGACTCTCGTTTTGACAGTAACTACAATCTGATTAATTCGAGTGGTGAAACCTGGCGGCAGCTCCGTAACCGCTGGGTGTCGCCGTTTGGTTTAATTGCGATCGTTGGAATGATCGCGGTGATTGCGCTGTTCTACTTTATCGTTGGGCGAAAACATCTCGATGAACCGCGTACAGGGCGTAAGCTCTTTCGTTGGTCGCTACTAATGCGTTCGCTTCACTGGACAGTCGCTACCCTGTTTATCACCTTGGCGCTAACAGGGTTGAATCTGCTGTTTGGTAAGTTCGTGTTCCGTACGCTGTTTGGCGACGCCGTTTGGGCGTGGATGATCTCAGCGTCTAAAGTGCTGCATAACTACCTTGGCCCGATATTTGGTGTGCTACTGGTTGTGCTGTTAATCAGCTTGCTGAAAGACAACATTCCCAAGAAACATGACTGGGTATGGTTTAAAAAGGCAGGAGGGCTCACGGGTAAGCACCACCCTGATGCCGGGTTTGCTAACGGTGGTGAGAAAGCATGGTACTGGCTGTTGGCAACCGTCGGTTTGGTGGTGGTGGCGAGCGGTTTTGTCCTCGACTTCCCCAACTACGGCCAGGGCCGCGATACCATGCAGTGGGCAAACATTATCCATGCGGTGGGTGCGCTGGGTTTAACCGCCGTGGCACTTGGCCATATCTATATTGGTACGGTGGGAACCGAAGGGTCGCTTGAAGCTATGACCACGGGTTACGTCGATGAAACCTGGGCGAAAGAGCACCACAACCTATGGTACGAAGAAGTTAAAGACCAGGCGATTAGCGAAGAAGAGGTTGCCGCACGCAAGTCAGGTGACGGTCACGACGAAGCAGCCGCTTCTCGACCAAGCTAA
- the moaB gene encoding molybdenum cofactor biosynthesis protein B, whose translation MESMVGLNVAVLTVSDTRTEATDRSGQALVERLTAAGHSLAEKRIVQDDVYQIRAVVAQWIADPDVQVVLTTGGTGFTGRDSTPEAVSVLLDKRIEGFGERFRQLSGDEIGSSTIQSRALGGFANATVVFCLPGSTGACRTGWDGILAEQLDSRHKPCNFANLVIPGRGQHG comes from the coding sequence ATGGAAAGCATGGTGGGGTTAAACGTAGCGGTGTTGACGGTATCGGATACCCGCACTGAAGCGACCGATCGCAGCGGTCAGGCACTGGTAGAACGACTCACAGCCGCAGGCCACTCGCTGGCTGAAAAGCGCATTGTGCAAGATGACGTATATCAGATTCGTGCAGTGGTTGCTCAGTGGATTGCCGACCCCGACGTGCAGGTAGTGCTGACCACGGGGGGGACTGGCTTTACCGGCCGCGACTCCACCCCTGAAGCTGTCTCGGTGCTGCTCGATAAACGTATCGAAGGCTTTGGCGAACGCTTTCGTCAGCTAAGCGGCGATGAAATCGGCAGCTCCACGATTCAGAGCCGTGCGCTGGGTGGGTTTGCCAACGCCACTGTCGTGTTCTGTTTGCCCGGCTCAACCGGTGCCTGCCGCACGGGCTGGGATGGCATTCTGGCGGAACAGTTAGATAGCCGTCATAAGCCCTGCAACTTTGCTAACTTGGTGATTCCAGGCCGGGGGCAGCATGGCTGA
- a CDS encoding CheR family methyltransferase, with translation MSALASFKTLVHQRCGLHLEGLAEARLFRAVTNLQASTGITDTPQLLKQLTRDTALFNHFVSQLTVNETYFCREPDALEWLINTYLPERLAAQEPPLSIFSAGCSSGEEPYSVAMMLFERFGERAKTLFTLTGGDLDHHILAKARQAVYGGMAFRALSPDFKARYFSPFQGRFKLHESLRQWVTFCPFNLLNANESPPGGPFDVILFRNVSIYFDQQTRRRIHQQLSPLLAPNGILLCGITETLGNDLGVFELVEDQGIFYFRHTQRPAPPSPLSSALVEAAPDALFDHDESAGKTQEPPHSTGLAPATPPEQAALNAASDTTAAGSMDHPLHNAHQLLNQNAFDDAATLLETLLKQQPWSIDALVLSGLVARWQQQPQRAHDYFKRAIYAAPECWPAHFYLAELYRQGELSDDPLQRRQRYAAVVRLLTTAPASSGGLATIAPPLPPGDARFLAERYLDAVNSTLGATGATQGVT, from the coding sequence ATGAGCGCGCTTGCCTCATTTAAAACCCTGGTACACCAGCGCTGCGGTTTACACCTAGAAGGGTTGGCCGAAGCCCGGCTTTTCCGAGCGGTCACTAACCTACAAGCCTCGACAGGAATAACCGACACTCCTCAGCTTCTCAAACAGTTAACCCGCGACACGGCGCTTTTCAATCACTTTGTCAGCCAATTAACGGTCAACGAAACCTATTTTTGTCGCGAACCAGATGCCCTGGAGTGGTTAATCAACACCTATTTACCTGAACGTTTAGCCGCACAGGAGCCGCCGCTCTCTATCTTTAGCGCTGGCTGCTCTTCCGGTGAAGAGCCCTATAGCGTAGCGATGATGCTATTTGAACGCTTTGGCGAGCGCGCCAAGACACTGTTTACGCTCACCGGCGGCGACCTCGATCATCACATCCTCGCCAAGGCGCGTCAGGCGGTGTACGGCGGCATGGCGTTTCGCGCCCTCTCGCCTGACTTCAAAGCGCGTTACTTTAGCCCTTTCCAGGGTCGCTTCAAGCTGCACGAATCGCTACGTCAGTGGGTCACCTTTTGCCCGTTTAACCTCCTTAACGCCAACGAGAGCCCTCCTGGCGGCCCTTTTGATGTCATTCTGTTCCGCAATGTGTCGATCTACTTCGACCAGCAGACGCGACGGCGTATTCATCAGCAGCTTAGCCCGTTACTAGCGCCGAATGGCATCTTACTCTGCGGCATCACCGAAACTTTGGGCAACGATCTCGGTGTGTTTGAACTGGTCGAAGATCAGGGCATTTTTTACTTTCGCCATACACAGCGCCCCGCGCCCCCATCGCCACTCTCCTCGGCCTTGGTGGAGGCCGCGCCTGATGCCCTTTTTGATCACGATGAAAGCGCTGGAAAAACGCAAGAGCCCCCCCATAGCACTGGCTTAGCACCCGCTACGCCGCCTGAACAAGCGGCGCTAAACGCTGCGTCGGACACTACCGCAGCGGGCAGCATGGACCACCCACTGCATAACGCCCACCAGTTGCTAAACCAAAATGCGTTTGACGACGCCGCTACGCTGCTTGAAACGCTGCTTAAGCAACAGCCGTGGTCTATCGACGCCCTGGTGCTAAGCGGGCTAGTTGCCCGTTGGCAGCAGCAGCCTCAGCGCGCCCACGACTATTTTAAAAGGGCCATTTACGCCGCCCCAGAGTGCTGGCCGGCGCACTTCTATTTAGCGGAACTATATCGCCAAGGCGAGCTGAGCGACGATCCATTGCAGCGTCGGCAGCGCTATGCCGCCGTAGTACGTTTGTTAACCACCGCCCCCGCTTCCAGCGGAGGATTAGCCACTATCGCCCCACCGCTCCCCCCCGGTGATGCGCGTTTTCTTGCTGAGCGCTATCTAGACGCGGTTAACAGCACGCTGGGAGCTACCGGCGCCACACAGGGAGTGACTTGA
- a CDS encoding response regulator, translating to MALDIRRFVQRFVEEAADHLPRLREGINALEQGDADREQINELFRAAHTLKGSSRMLKLTPITALAHSTEELLSALRDGTLDTSPTVTSLLRQAVDGLSDFVSQLADGATGDDLPAADESLCSALEQAARGQTAPQSPSPLADSPAPAPAPSTVAAPETELRLSDTVRVRLDRLDDVIRLMGEVLSGHHHLHTLVEQARALSTTLPAAQQSPFHAFHRELKDSVLSHDALMSDLHDRALQMRMLPLSVVFDPLAHMSRELAHSLGKQVDCRVRGGEIELDRQMIDRLSDPLIHLLRNALDHGLEPPAERQASGKALRGQLVIEAWQDADWVVVEMHDDGAGIALDTVRQKALVKQLVSEEQLNTLSEQETLELIFLPGFSTKSMITDFSGRGVGMDVVKRTVVDELNGDLQLASDHGRGTRFTLRLPLSLAMMRVLLISVSGVTLGVTAPYVSELVECASESFIDAAGQRTLILRNEFVPVVSLAQLLELPETMPVTENTLLLVVHLRHQKLALMIDALIDERDMVIKPLPAHLRHLPLVSGMVTIGRNALVSLLHIPALLEASQHNTQRKSSDQRLTPLTKRVLVVDDSLNTREIEKDVLEAWGYHVTLAENGREGLAKALAEPFDAVLTDIEMPVMDGFALTARLRENEIYRYRPIIIITSREKETDRRRGIEVGADAYIVKGSFDQNNLVETLQALLG from the coding sequence ATGGCGCTGGATATTCGCCGCTTTGTACAGCGCTTTGTGGAAGAGGCCGCCGACCATCTGCCGCGTCTACGCGAAGGCATCAACGCATTAGAGCAGGGTGACGCTGATCGGGAGCAGATCAACGAGCTATTTCGCGCGGCACATACGCTGAAAGGCTCGTCGCGCATGCTGAAACTGACGCCCATTACGGCCCTGGCGCATAGCACCGAAGAGCTGCTCAGTGCACTGCGCGATGGCACGCTCGACACGTCGCCGACGGTAACTAGTCTTCTCCGCCAGGCGGTTGACGGGCTTTCTGACTTCGTCAGCCAGCTCGCTGATGGGGCGACAGGCGACGACTTGCCCGCAGCGGATGAGTCACTGTGTAGCGCCCTGGAACAAGCGGCTCGCGGGCAGACCGCCCCTCAGTCCCCCTCTCCCCTTGCGGATTCACCGGCGCCGGCGCCTGCTCCCTCAACCGTGGCGGCACCCGAAACCGAGCTACGTCTCAGCGATACCGTGCGGGTACGCTTGGATCGACTTGACGATGTTATCCGCTTGATGGGGGAAGTGCTTTCGGGGCACCACCACTTACACACCCTCGTAGAGCAAGCGCGAGCGCTAAGCACCACGCTTCCTGCGGCTCAGCAGTCCCCCTTTCATGCCTTTCACCGAGAGCTGAAAGACAGCGTGTTAAGTCACGACGCGCTGATGAGCGACCTACACGACCGAGCGCTGCAAATGCGCATGCTGCCGCTCAGCGTGGTATTCGACCCGCTCGCGCATATGTCCCGTGAATTGGCTCACTCACTGGGCAAACAGGTTGATTGCCGTGTGCGCGGCGGTGAAATCGAGCTGGACCGCCAAATGATTGACCGCCTGTCAGACCCGCTCATTCACCTGCTGCGTAATGCCTTGGATCACGGTTTAGAACCGCCCGCTGAGCGCCAAGCATCGGGTAAAGCGCTTCGTGGACAGCTGGTGATTGAAGCGTGGCAAGATGCTGACTGGGTGGTGGTAGAGATGCATGACGACGGCGCCGGTATTGCACTGGACACGGTGCGTCAAAAAGCACTCGTTAAACAGCTGGTCAGTGAGGAGCAGCTGAACACTCTGAGTGAGCAGGAGACCCTAGAACTTATTTTTCTACCCGGCTTCTCGACCAAAAGCATGATTACCGACTTTTCAGGGCGCGGCGTGGGCATGGACGTCGTTAAACGCACCGTGGTGGACGAGCTTAACGGCGACTTGCAGCTTGCCAGTGATCACGGCCGCGGCACTCGCTTTACGCTGCGCCTGCCGCTGTCGTTGGCGATGATGCGGGTGCTGCTGATCAGCGTTAGCGGTGTCACCCTCGGGGTAACCGCACCATACGTGTCAGAGCTGGTGGAGTGTGCATCGGAATCCTTCATTGACGCCGCTGGTCAGCGAACGTTGATTTTACGCAACGAGTTTGTTCCCGTTGTCTCACTGGCGCAGCTGCTTGAGTTACCAGAAACGATGCCCGTCACTGAGAACACGCTACTGCTGGTTGTCCACCTTCGCCATCAGAAGCTTGCCTTAATGATTGATGCTCTGATTGACGAACGCGATATGGTGATCAAGCCGCTGCCTGCGCATCTACGCCACTTACCACTGGTCTCAGGTATGGTGACCATAGGGCGAAATGCGTTGGTGAGCCTACTTCACATCCCCGCGTTGCTGGAGGCTAGCCAGCACAATACCCAACGCAAGAGTAGCGATCAGCGCCTAACCCCCCTCACAAAGCGCGTTTTAGTGGTCGACGACTCACTGAATACCCGCGAAATCGAAAAAGATGTGCTGGAAGCGTGGGGCTATCACGTCACCCTGGCCGAAAACGGTCGCGAGGGATTAGCCAAAGCGCTGGCGGAACCGTTTGACGCGGTGCTTACCGACATCGAGATGCCGGTTATGGATGGCTTTGCGCTGACTGCCCGACTGCGCGAAAATGAGATTTATCGTTATCGGCCCATTATCATCATTACCTCCCGTGAGAAAGAAACGGATCGACGGCGCGGTATTGAGGTCGGTGCTGATGCCTATATCGTCAAGGGCAGTTTTGATCAAAACAATTTAGTAGAGACGCTACAGGCCCTGCTGGGCTAA
- a CDS encoding DUF1244 domain-containing protein, with amino-acid sequence MSTFDELDTATRTELEAAAFRRLLKHLDDNKDVQNIDLMILADFCRNCLSKWLVTAAEEQGETLEMEAAREYVYGMPYSEWKTHYQGKATPEQLAALEARNAQKKAKE; translated from the coding sequence ATGTCAACGTTTGACGAACTGGATACCGCTACGCGTACTGAGCTTGAAGCCGCCGCGTTTCGTCGCTTGCTGAAGCATCTAGACGACAATAAGGATGTTCAGAATATCGACCTGATGATCCTGGCGGATTTTTGCCGTAACTGTCTCTCTAAATGGCTGGTCACGGCGGCAGAGGAGCAGGGTGAAACGCTGGAGATGGAAGCCGCCCGTGAGTACGTTTATGGCATGCCCTACAGTGAGTGGAAAACGCACTATCAGGGCAAGGCTACGCCCGAACAGCTAGCGGCACTTGAGGCGCGTAACGCTCAGAAAAAAGCGAAGGAGTAG
- a CDS encoding chemotaxis protein CheW, with protein MSADNPDNRASLEEALASQSDDKTVVDVEEPTQQLVLFRLSGQRFALPGSAISEILPSDQPVYYVPGLPASTEGVLHLRGNIESVISLHQLLGLSAPEQPANGMILLVSAAGMSSGVRIEQLDDVCDVIQRMLQTPPDTLSSTLRPYVSALWPIDDRQAVALLNPETLFSAYQQGLG; from the coding sequence ATGAGCGCTGATAACCCAGACAATCGAGCCTCGTTGGAGGAAGCACTAGCGTCACAAAGCGATGACAAGACAGTGGTCGATGTTGAAGAGCCCACTCAGCAGCTTGTCTTATTTCGACTCAGCGGCCAGCGGTTTGCACTCCCCGGCAGCGCCATCAGCGAAATTTTACCCAGCGACCAGCCCGTTTATTACGTACCCGGGTTACCCGCCTCCACGGAAGGCGTCTTGCACCTGCGAGGCAACATTGAGTCTGTGATTAGCCTGCATCAGCTGCTCGGCCTTTCTGCACCGGAGCAACCGGCTAACGGCATGATTTTATTAGTCAGCGCAGCGGGCATGAGTAGCGGCGTGCGTATAGAGCAGTTAGACGATGTGTGCGACGTCATCCAGCGTATGCTGCAAACGCCGCCTGATACGCTTTCGAGCACATTACGCCCCTATGTGAGCGCGCTGTGGCCGATTGATGATCGACAAGCCGTTGCCCTGCTCAACCCAGAAACTTTATTCAGTGCTTACCAGCAGGGGTTAGGCTAA
- a CDS encoding diguanylate cyclase, translating into MSQPAPSLHEKLNQLRERFIEQLPNRLAQTAELWQQSRTSAEEQTRLAPELHRFFHSLKGTGRSLGFERLALLADQAEEALTASLPRTDLDTYISQLLLQLKREQQHLCSHSGQQKALAAVHSFELTNPVEPLRNKRQRLIYLCDDEPEQVDQLIHHLRCFGHEVVHFLDTETFFNAVLTRRPDAVIMDVQFPQGQTAGTETLASLNKLTDQPLPAIVLSAHSDFHSRLSAARAGCNGYFIKPVKPLDLMLAVDELTAPAVEEPLKVLVVDDEPEVAAYHALLLEEGGMMAQQVHHPADALTTMERFSPDLLLVDVYMPVCSGEELATIIRQQPEYLGLPIIYLSSETDSQKQISAMSAGVEAFLTKPVQPEELVSAVRLRAERLRLLRSLMTRDSMTGLYNHSTTTELINKTLAQAHRENSEHAMAMIDIDHFKQVNDTHGHLAGDQVIITLARLLKSRLRLSDIIGRYGGEEFVVLLKGVNAEKAAPLINSLREDFALVDFHAGDIRFRCTFSAGISSFPEQPSTESMRLSADQALYLAKDQGRNQIVISTEPADER; encoded by the coding sequence ATGTCTCAGCCCGCCCCCTCGCTGCACGAAAAGCTCAATCAGCTGCGTGAGCGTTTTATTGAGCAGCTTCCGAACCGCTTAGCGCAAACCGCTGAGTTGTGGCAGCAGAGCCGCACGTCGGCGGAAGAGCAAACGCGACTTGCCCCGGAGCTGCACCGCTTCTTTCATAGCCTGAAAGGAACCGGGAGATCGCTGGGCTTTGAACGGCTTGCCCTTCTGGCAGACCAAGCAGAAGAGGCGCTCACTGCGTCGCTGCCTCGCACGGATCTCGACACCTATATTAGCCAACTGCTGCTTCAGCTAAAGCGTGAGCAGCAGCACCTGTGTTCACACAGTGGCCAACAGAAAGCGCTGGCGGCCGTGCACAGCTTCGAGCTTACCAACCCAGTTGAGCCATTACGCAACAAGCGCCAGCGGTTAATTTATCTTTGCGACGATGAGCCCGAACAGGTCGATCAACTGATTCATCACTTGCGCTGTTTTGGCCATGAGGTGGTGCATTTCCTCGATACAGAAACGTTCTTTAACGCCGTGCTCACGCGTCGCCCTGATGCAGTCATTATGGATGTGCAGTTTCCCCAGGGCCAAACAGCTGGCACGGAAACCCTGGCCAGCCTGAACAAGTTAACTGACCAGCCCCTGCCAGCGATCGTTCTGTCCGCCCACAGCGATTTTCATTCGCGACTGAGCGCCGCTCGCGCAGGTTGCAATGGTTACTTCATCAAGCCGGTCAAACCACTGGATCTTATGTTGGCGGTAGACGAACTCACCGCCCCAGCTGTAGAAGAGCCGCTCAAGGTGCTTGTGGTAGATGACGAGCCTGAAGTCGCCGCTTACCACGCCTTGCTACTTGAAGAGGGCGGTATGATGGCTCAACAAGTGCATCATCCTGCCGATGCACTCACCACGATGGAGCGCTTTAGTCCTGATTTACTGCTGGTCGATGTGTATATGCCGGTGTGCTCAGGGGAAGAACTGGCGACCATTATTCGTCAGCAGCCGGAGTACCTGGGGCTACCGATCATCTATCTCTCGAGTGAAACCGACAGTCAAAAACAGATCTCCGCGATGTCTGCGGGTGTTGAAGCTTTTCTCACTAAACCTGTGCAACCCGAAGAACTGGTCTCTGCCGTACGCCTGCGTGCTGAACGCCTGCGCCTGCTACGCTCATTAATGACCCGCGATAGCATGACAGGCTTGTATAACCACAGCACCACCACTGAGCTGATCAATAAAACCCTTGCCCAGGCGCACCGGGAAAATAGCGAACACGCAATGGCAATGATCGATATCGATCACTTCAAGCAGGTTAACGACACCCACGGTCATTTAGCGGGCGACCAAGTCATCATCACGTTGGCAAGGCTATTAAAAAGCCGTCTACGGTTATCCGACATTATTGGCCGTTACGGTGGCGAAGAGTTTGTTGTCCTGTTGAAAGGCGTCAACGCAGAAAAAGCCGCCCCGTTAATCAACAGTTTGCGCGAAGACTTTGCGCTGGTCGATTTCCACGCCGGTGACATTCGATTTCGTTGCACCTTCAGCGCAGGTATCAGCAGCTTCCCCGAGCAGCCTTCTACCGAGTCGATGCGCTTAAGCGCTGACCAAGCGCTCTATCTTGCCAAAGACCAAGGGCGTAATCAGATAGTGATATCGACGGAGCCAGCCGATGAGCGCTGA
- a CDS encoding response regulator yields the protein MHILVIDDDPLAGEMTAALLESQGHNTLLAHDAMDAVEQLDTHSDIVLIVSDMHMPLVSGTELLAMLREQGNHLPFILLTGDTPSETLQQTPGLTACLCKDAELADTLAAAVKQALDG from the coding sequence ATGCATATTCTAGTCATAGACGACGATCCGCTTGCGGGGGAAATGACGGCGGCACTGCTTGAGTCTCAGGGGCATAACACCCTTCTGGCTCATGACGCGATGGACGCCGTCGAGCAACTAGACACGCACAGCGATATCGTGTTGATTGTCAGCGATATGCACATGCCCTTGGTCAGCGGCACCGAACTTCTTGCAATGCTGCGTGAGCAAGGCAACCATCTACCGTTTATTTTACTTACCGGAGATACCCCGAGTGAAACACTACAGCAAACGCCGGGCCTAACGGCCTGTTTGTGCAAAGATGCCGAGCTGGCAGATACCTTAGCTGCCGCCGTAAAACAGGCGCTCGATGGCTAA